In the Devosia sp. SL43 genome, one interval contains:
- a CDS encoding ABC transporter ATP-binding protein, producing the protein MDLGYGDRQIVNDLNLTIPSGKLTVIVGANACGKSTVLRGLARLLAPTRGAVYLDGKPIHQMSTREVATILGVLPQSPIAPDAIVVADLVGRGRYPHQGWFRRWTPEDDAAVAEALTATDTLDIADRPVDELSGGQRQRVWIAMALAQQTDVLLLDEPTTFLDINHQVEVLDLLTDLVKHNGRTVVVVLHDLNLACRYADHIIAMKSGKLVAEGRPSDVMTEAVVANVFGMASRVVIDPISDTPMIVPIGRHHLVSVTTRAGTD; encoded by the coding sequence ATGGATCTGGGCTATGGCGACCGCCAGATCGTCAATGATCTCAACCTCACCATTCCGTCAGGCAAGCTCACCGTCATCGTCGGCGCCAATGCCTGCGGCAAGTCCACCGTGCTGCGCGGCCTGGCCCGCTTGCTCGCGCCCACCCGCGGCGCCGTCTATCTCGATGGCAAGCCCATCCACCAGATGTCGACCAGGGAGGTCGCCACCATCCTCGGCGTCCTGCCGCAATCGCCGATCGCGCCAGATGCCATCGTCGTCGCCGATCTCGTTGGACGGGGTCGCTACCCCCATCAAGGCTGGTTCCGTCGCTGGACTCCGGAGGATGATGCGGCCGTCGCCGAAGCCCTGACGGCCACCGACACGCTCGATATTGCCGATCGCCCCGTGGACGAGCTCTCCGGCGGCCAGCGCCAGCGCGTCTGGATCGCCATGGCCCTGGCCCAGCAGACCGATGTGTTGCTACTCGACGAGCCGACCACCTTCCTCGACATCAATCACCAGGTGGAAGTGCTCGATCTGCTGACCGACCTGGTCAAGCACAACGGTCGCACCGTCGTGGTCGTGCTGCACGATCTCAACCTGGCCTGCCGCTATGCCGACCACATCATCGCGATGAAATCAGGCAAGCTCGTCGCCGAGGGTCGCCCGTCGGACGTGATGACCGAAGCCGTGGTCGCCAATGTCTTCGGCATGGCCTCGCGCGTGGTCATCGACCCCATCTCCGACACCCCGATGATCGTGCCAATCGGCCGGCACCATCTGGTCAGCGTCACAACCCGGGCGGGCACGGACTGA
- a CDS encoding ABC transporter substrate-binding protein, producing MTFKTLLSLTIAALALAPSLAAAEPWSYTDSTGNTVTLDAVPTRIIASQDAAAGLIPLGIRPIAIFADSPVAEAKPLQGLDLTGIEIIGQAWEEVDIEKAAALQPDLVIGEYWPLDKAWSGGEKVYTALTQLAPFTGPTQGDSIVALIEDYETLAESLGADLSKPEIASAKTTFEASLEAFKAAVAAKPNLTALAVWAGTDALYVAATAGSAELVDFHNWGLELIDPEVADDRGYWETLSWENADKYQPDLILVDNRSATTIETAKAQPTWTLMKAAAAGAVTDWPAFWLRNYAAYASELDKLTSAINAADENLTE from the coding sequence GTGACCTTTAAAACCCTGCTGTCCCTCACAATTGCCGCGCTGGCTCTGGCGCCCTCCCTGGCTGCCGCCGAACCCTGGAGCTACACCGACAGTACGGGCAATACCGTAACACTCGACGCCGTTCCCACCCGCATCATCGCCAGCCAGGACGCCGCGGCCGGGCTGATCCCGCTCGGCATTCGTCCGATCGCCATCTTTGCCGACAGCCCGGTCGCCGAAGCCAAGCCGCTGCAGGGCCTCGACCTTACAGGCATCGAGATCATCGGTCAGGCCTGGGAGGAGGTCGACATCGAGAAGGCCGCCGCCCTGCAGCCTGATCTGGTGATCGGCGAATACTGGCCGCTCGACAAGGCTTGGAGCGGTGGCGAGAAGGTCTACACCGCCCTCACCCAGCTCGCGCCGTTCACCGGCCCGACCCAGGGCGATTCGATCGTTGCCCTGATCGAGGACTACGAGACCCTGGCCGAAAGCCTCGGCGCCGACCTGAGCAAGCCAGAAATCGCCTCGGCCAAGACCACCTTCGAAGCCTCGTTGGAGGCCTTCAAGGCCGCCGTCGCCGCCAAGCCGAACCTGACCGCGCTGGCCGTCTGGGCCGGCACCGACGCGCTCTACGTGGCCGCTACCGCCGGTTCGGCCGAATTGGTCGATTTCCACAACTGGGGCCTCGAGCTCATCGACCCGGAAGTCGCTGACGACCGCGGCTACTGGGAAACCCTCTCCTGGGAAAATGCCGACAAATACCAACCCGACCTGATCCTCGTCGACAACCGCTCGGCCACCACCATCGAGACCGCCAAGGCCCAGCCCACCTGGACCCTGATGAAGGCCGCCGCCGCCGGCGCCGTCACCGACTGGCCCGCCTTCTGGCTCCGCAACTACGCCGCCTATGCCAGCGAACTCGACAAGCTCACGTCAGCCATCAACGCCGCCGACGAGAACCTCACGGAATAG
- a CDS encoding SAM-dependent methyltransferase — MSLLGKPRHGALTVIFPNGRTRTVGSPSTGEHAVLRLNNLRVVSEAMQRGTVGFASSYMNGDIECDDLTALFRFFLQNRDMFEQANPGFFRRAAGDLHYHLSRRNTLEGSKKNIAEHYDLGNDFYGQWLDPSMTYSSAVFTSGDQSLEEAQLAKYRRVADMAGVTEGSSVLEIGCGWGGFAETVARDYKANLRGITLSAEQLKYGQERLAKQDLDTFATLVFEDYRHTQGQFDHIGSIEMIEAVGEDNWPSYFQTIHDRLKPGGTAAIQAITINEADFDGYRSGPDFIQRYIFPGGMLLTKTVMNEFGDKYGLVLENVDTFRLSYAKTLKLWRERFLERWPMIAPLGYDEYFKRKWVYYLSYCEAGFTEGSIDVGIYQYRKPA, encoded by the coding sequence GTGTCCCTTCTCGGCAAGCCGCGCCACGGTGCGCTGACGGTTATTTTCCCCAACGGCCGCACCCGCACCGTCGGCAGCCCTTCGACCGGCGAGCACGCGGTTCTGCGTCTCAACAATCTCAGGGTTGTTTCCGAGGCCATGCAACGCGGCACGGTCGGCTTCGCCTCGTCCTATATGAACGGCGATATCGAGTGCGATGACCTGACAGCGCTGTTCCGCTTCTTCCTGCAGAATCGCGACATGTTCGAGCAAGCCAATCCCGGTTTCTTCCGCCGGGCCGCAGGCGATCTCCACTACCACCTGTCGCGGCGCAATACGCTCGAAGGGTCCAAGAAGAACATTGCTGAGCATTACGACCTCGGCAACGACTTCTACGGTCAGTGGCTCGACCCCTCCATGACCTATTCCTCGGCCGTCTTCACCTCCGGCGACCAGAGCCTCGAAGAGGCGCAACTGGCCAAATATCGCCGCGTCGCCGACATGGCCGGCGTGACCGAAGGCTCGTCCGTGCTCGAAATCGGCTGCGGCTGGGGCGGTTTCGCCGAAACCGTCGCGCGCGACTACAAGGCCAACCTGCGCGGCATCACCCTGTCCGCCGAGCAGCTCAAATACGGCCAGGAGCGCCTTGCCAAGCAGGATCTGGACACGTTCGCGACGCTGGTCTTCGAGGACTATCGCCACACCCAGGGCCAGTTCGACCATATCGGCTCGATCGAGATGATCGAGGCCGTGGGCGAAGACAATTGGCCCAGCTATTTCCAGACCATCCATGACCGCCTGAAACCCGGCGGTACCGCTGCCATCCAGGCCATCACCATCAACGAAGCCGATTTCGACGGCTATCGCAGCGGCCCCGACTTCATCCAGCGTTACATCTTCCCGGGCGGAATGCTGCTGACCAAGACGGTGATGAATGAATTCGGCGACAAGTATGGCCTCGTGCTCGAGAACGTCGACACGTTCCGCCTGAGCTACGCCAAGACCCTAAAACTCTGGCGCGAGCGCTTCCTCGAACGCTGGCCGATGATCGCCCCTCTCGGCTACGACGAATATTTCAAGCGCAAGTGGGTCTACTACCTCAGCTATTGCGAGGCAGGCTTCACGGAAGGCTCGATCGACGTCGGGATCTACCAGTACCGCAAGCCGGCATGA
- a CDS encoding FecCD family ABC transporter permease, whose amino-acid sequence MPTGQPTVRHSKEAVLTLGLLCLVAALLAVAFLSITVGARPITLDTVWAALTAYDASSTDHRIIWDLRLPRTVIGLTVGAALGLSGAVLQGATRNPLADPAILGIHAGAALFVVLGIAVLGITQLSLYVWLAFVGAGVAMLVVYSVASLGREGATPIKLALAGAAVTAALQSVINAILLTSPRTLDEVRFWQVGSLAGRSMDIFIQVAPFLAIGVVLALMTGRLLDGLSMGEDVARSLGQSVGRSRAIAGLAAVILAGASTAAAGPIAFVGLTVPHVARAITGPNYRWILPYSMLLAPMLLLGADVIGRVIALPGEVQVGIVTAFIGAPFFIALVRRRKLASL is encoded by the coding sequence GTGCCCACTGGCCAGCCAACCGTCCGCCACAGCAAGGAGGCCGTGCTCACGCTCGGCCTTCTGTGCCTTGTCGCGGCCTTGCTGGCGGTGGCCTTCCTCTCTATCACGGTCGGGGCACGACCCATCACGCTCGACACCGTCTGGGCCGCGCTGACCGCCTACGACGCCAGTTCAACCGATCACCGCATCATCTGGGATTTGCGGCTGCCGCGCACCGTCATCGGCCTCACTGTCGGCGCCGCGCTGGGCCTATCCGGCGCCGTGCTGCAGGGCGCCACCCGCAACCCGCTCGCCGATCCCGCCATCCTGGGCATTCATGCCGGCGCGGCCCTCTTCGTCGTTCTGGGAATAGCCGTTCTGGGCATCACCCAACTCAGCCTTTATGTCTGGCTGGCCTTTGTCGGCGCTGGCGTGGCCATGCTTGTGGTCTATTCGGTCGCCTCGCTTGGCCGCGAGGGCGCGACCCCAATCAAGCTGGCTTTGGCCGGCGCTGCAGTCACCGCCGCCCTGCAATCGGTCATCAACGCCATCCTCCTCACCAGCCCGCGCACTCTCGACGAGGTCCGCTTCTGGCAGGTCGGTTCGCTCGCCGGGCGCAGCATGGACATCTTCATCCAGGTCGCACCGTTCCTCGCTATTGGCGTCGTTCTGGCACTCATGACCGGCCGCCTGCTCGATGGTCTCTCCATGGGCGAGGATGTCGCCCGTTCTCTGGGTCAGAGTGTCGGCCGCTCGCGCGCCATTGCCGGGCTCGCCGCCGTGATCCTGGCCGGCGCCTCCACCGCGGCTGCGGGGCCGATCGCCTTTGTCGGCCTCACCGTGCCGCATGTTGCCCGCGCCATCACCGGCCCCAACTATCGCTGGATATTGCCCTATTCGATGCTGCTCGCCCCCATGCTGCTGCTGGGCGCCGACGTGATCGGCCGCGTCATCGCGCTACCGGGCGAGGTTCAGGTCGGCATTGTCACCGCCTTCATTGGCGCGCCGTTCTTCATTGCGCTGGTCCGCCGCCGCAAACTGGCGAGCCTGTGA
- the recJ gene encoding single-stranded-DNA-specific exonuclease RecJ yields the protein MLDAPRPFLDVTRSISGRAWTDRLDASTTRIATAISQRTGISEILARIIAARGVALDDAAQYLEPTIRGLMPDPSTLTAMDALADRLAKAVTDNEAIALFGDYDVDGACSCALMARYLRHFGIEPQVHIPDRIFEGYGPNIAAMDKLIDSGASLVITLDCGTTSDGPIAHARARGADVLVIDHHLSDHELPDANALVNPNRPDDISGLGYLCAAGVTFMVLVAVNRVLRNRGDTGLPDLLKLLDLVALATICDVVPLTGLNRAFVLRGLEVARRGDNKGIAALALAGRISGPLNPYHMGFIIGPRINAGGRIGNAAMGTELLTVDDEHHALAIAARLDELNIERQRIEVEAVEEAAAVAEMEIGSGEGPPVLVLASANWHPGVAGLIAARLRERFDRPAFAIALQPDGTGTGSGRSVPGVDLGRAVIEAVETGLIAKGGGHAMAAGVTIKPGQLGPFRSFLVQALSVDVTAARAATALPVDAALTARGATVDLVKDLERAGPFGAGNPGPLFAFPAHRAKFAQVVGKGGHVSFALTSEDGARLKAIAFRAAGTDIGNALLRDSDAAFHFAGSLGIDHYQGREQVQFRLTDLAKPKS from the coding sequence ATGCTGGATGCCCCGCGCCCCTTCCTCGACGTCACCCGCTCCATATCCGGCCGCGCCTGGACCGATCGGCTTGACGCCAGCACCACACGCATAGCCACGGCCATCTCCCAGCGCACGGGCATCTCCGAAATCCTCGCCCGCATCATTGCGGCCCGTGGTGTCGCGCTCGATGACGCCGCGCAATATCTCGAGCCCACCATCCGTGGCCTGATGCCTGATCCGTCGACGCTGACAGCCATGGACGCCCTGGCCGATCGTCTCGCCAAGGCCGTCACCGACAACGAAGCCATTGCCCTGTTCGGCGACTACGACGTCGATGGCGCCTGCTCCTGCGCCCTCATGGCCCGCTATCTGCGCCACTTCGGCATCGAACCGCAGGTCCACATTCCCGACCGCATCTTCGAGGGCTACGGCCCCAATATCGCGGCCATGGACAAGCTGATCGACAGCGGCGCCAGCCTCGTCATCACCCTCGATTGCGGCACCACCAGCGATGGCCCCATCGCTCATGCGCGGGCCAGGGGCGCCGATGTGCTGGTCATCGACCACCACCTCAGCGATCACGAGCTCCCCGACGCCAATGCGCTGGTCAATCCCAACCGGCCGGACGACATTTCCGGCCTCGGCTACCTCTGCGCTGCGGGTGTCACCTTCATGGTGCTCGTCGCGGTCAATCGCGTCCTACGCAATCGCGGCGATACCGGCCTGCCGGACCTGCTCAAACTGCTCGACCTGGTGGCGCTCGCCACCATCTGCGACGTGGTCCCGCTCACCGGCCTCAACCGCGCCTTCGTCCTGCGTGGCCTCGAAGTTGCGCGTCGCGGCGACAACAAGGGCATCGCGGCTCTGGCGCTGGCCGGCCGCATCAGCGGTCCGCTCAACCCCTATCACATGGGCTTCATTATCGGCCCCCGCATCAATGCCGGCGGCCGCATCGGCAACGCCGCCATGGGCACCGAATTGCTGACGGTCGACGACGAGCACCACGCTCTGGCCATTGCTGCACGGCTCGACGAACTCAATATCGAGCGCCAGCGCATCGAAGTCGAAGCGGTCGAAGAGGCCGCGGCCGTCGCCGAAATGGAGATCGGCTCCGGCGAGGGCCCGCCGGTCCTGGTACTCGCCTCGGCCAATTGGCATCCGGGCGTGGCCGGCCTCATCGCCGCGCGGCTGCGCGAGCGTTTCGACCGGCCAGCCTTTGCTATCGCGTTGCAGCCCGACGGCACCGGTACGGGTTCGGGCCGCTCGGTTCCGGGTGTTGATCTCGGTCGTGCCGTGATCGAGGCGGTGGAAACCGGACTCATCGCCAAAGGCGGCGGCCATGCTATGGCGGCGGGCGTCACCATCAAGCCGGGGCAACTTGGCCCGTTCCGTTCGTTTCTGGTGCAGGCGCTGTCGGTCGACGTCACCGCAGCCCGCGCCGCCACGGCCCTGCCAGTCGATGCTGCGCTGACCGCGCGGGGCGCGACGGTCGATCTCGTCAAGGATCTGGAGCGTGCAGGGCCCTTTGGCGCCGGCAATCCTGGGCCGCTCTTTGCGTTCCCTGCTCACCGTGCAAAATTCGCCCAGGTGGTGGGCAAGGGCGGCCACGTCAGTTTCGCCCTGACCTCCGAAGACGGCGCTCGGCTAAAGGCCATCGCCTTCCGTGCTGCTGGCACCGATATCGGCAATGCGCTGCTGCGCGACAGCGATGCGGCATTCCACTTTGCCGGAAGTCTGGGCATCGATCACTATCAGGGCCGCGAGCAGGTGCAGTTTCGCCTGACCGATCTGGCTAAGCCCAAGAGTTAG
- a CDS encoding FecCD family ABC transporter permease, which produces MTALDAAATVHAIRGRLAARRYAVTAILAALLLLTIAVSLYLGDFPVAPADVVRSLLSPITGEVNKGIDFIVLNVRLPRTTLAVLSGIAFALSGIIFQTILRNPLASPDIIGISHGASAAAVFCIITLGLSGFAVSLGALVGAVLTAFAIYGFAWRGGVTAYRVVLIGIGMAAMMGAVMSYLFTRARLVEAQQALGWLIGSLNAANTDKIVPLAIAMAVLLPITIIAVRALDALQLGDDTATALGARVEVVRLGLILAAVGYAAFATAAVGPVTFVAFVAGPISRSLLAGSGKGFVQAALVGALVMLGSDLVAQHALPTIQLPVGVVTGLFGALFLLWLLVVSNRAGRVN; this is translated from the coding sequence ATGACCGCGCTCGATGCCGCCGCCACAGTTCATGCCATCAGGGGCCGTCTCGCTGCCCGGCGCTACGCCGTCACCGCCATCCTGGCCGCCCTACTGCTGCTGACCATCGCAGTCTCGCTCTATCTGGGCGATTTCCCCGTCGCCCCCGCCGACGTGGTCCGCTCGCTGCTCTCGCCCATCACCGGCGAGGTCAACAAGGGCATCGACTTCATCGTGCTCAATGTCCGCCTGCCACGCACCACGCTGGCGGTGCTGTCAGGCATTGCCTTCGCTCTGTCCGGAATCATTTTCCAAACGATCCTGCGTAACCCCTTGGCCAGCCCCGACATTATCGGTATTTCCCACGGCGCCAGCGCCGCCGCCGTGTTCTGCATCATCACCCTTGGCCTGTCCGGTTTCGCCGTCTCCCTGGGCGCGCTGGTCGGCGCCGTGCTCACGGCCTTCGCCATCTACGGCTTCGCCTGGCGCGGCGGTGTCACCGCCTATCGCGTGGTGCTCATCGGCATCGGCATGGCCGCCATGATGGGCGCCGTCATGTCCTATCTGTTCACCCGCGCCCGCCTCGTCGAGGCCCAGCAGGCCCTCGGCTGGCTCATCGGCAGCCTCAATGCCGCCAATACCGACAAGATCGTGCCCCTGGCCATCGCCATGGCCGTGCTCCTGCCTATCACCATCATCGCCGTCCGCGCCCTTGACGCCCTGCAGCTGGGCGACGACACCGCCACCGCGCTCGGCGCCCGCGTCGAGGTCGTTCGCCTCGGCCTGATCCTCGCCGCCGTCGGCTACGCCGCCTTCGCCACTGCCGCGGTCGGTCCGGTAACCTTTGTGGCCTTCGTCGCCGGTCCCATCTCCCGCAGCCTACTCGCCGGCAGCGGCAAGGGCTTCGTCCAGGCCGCCCTTGTCGGGGCACTGGTCATGCTGGGCTCCGACCTCGTGGCGCAGCACGCCTTGCCAACCATCCAGCTCCCCGTCGGCGTCGTCACCGGCCTCTTCGGTGCGCTATTCCTGCTTTGGCTGCTCGTGGTATCGAACCGGGCAGGGCGGGTGAACTAG
- a CDS encoding SDR family NAD(P)-dependent oxidoreductase — MQQGIAWIIGGGSGIGAAVAQLLAERGWTVAISGRRADKLDAVAKAHSAIRPYTLDVTDAAAIGETVKAIAGDLGRIDLFIFGAAAWQPMDVGDYAFEKFAKIVDTNYLGVIRIANPVLAQMDKQGGGHFAVIASVAGYFGLPRSAAYSSTKAGLINLLETMRTELAPRNIKVRMIAPGFVKSELTDKNDFPMPFLMETDDAAKRIVDGLTRSDRFEIAFPKRMVWLMKTVRWLPYPVFFWLTGKMLPK; from the coding sequence ATGCAGCAGGGCATTGCGTGGATTATCGGCGGCGGCTCCGGAATCGGGGCCGCGGTGGCCCAATTGCTGGCGGAACGCGGCTGGACCGTCGCGATTTCCGGCCGACGGGCAGACAAGCTGGATGCCGTGGCCAAGGCGCATAGCGCAATACGTCCCTACACTCTCGACGTGACCGATGCGGCTGCGATCGGAGAGACAGTCAAGGCGATTGCCGGCGACCTGGGACGGATCGACCTCTTCATCTTCGGCGCGGCAGCCTGGCAGCCGATGGATGTGGGCGACTACGCGTTCGAGAAGTTCGCCAAGATCGTCGACACCAACTACCTGGGCGTCATCCGCATCGCCAATCCGGTGCTGGCGCAGATGGACAAGCAGGGCGGCGGGCATTTCGCCGTGATTGCCTCGGTGGCGGGTTATTTCGGATTGCCGCGATCGGCGGCCTATTCATCGACCAAGGCGGGACTGATCAACCTGCTTGAGACAATGCGGACAGAGCTGGCGCCGCGCAACATCAAGGTGCGGATGATCGCCCCGGGCTTCGTCAAATCCGAGCTGACCGACAAGAACGACTTCCCCATGCCGTTCCTGATGGAGACGGACGACGCGGCCAAGCGGATCGTCGATGGGCTGACGCGGTCCGACCGCTTCGAGATCGCCTTCCCCAAGCGGATGGTGTGGCTGATGAAGACGGTGCGCTGGCTGCCCTATCCGGTGTTCTTCTGGCTGACGGGGAAGATGCTGCCGAAGTAG
- a CDS encoding DUF1365 domain-containing protein: MSEFGAIYVGDVVHKRARPKRHSLRYRVFSMLVDLDQLESLDQKLRLFSLNRFNLVSLVTGDFGPRDGSSIAAFIRRKAAAAGAPEIARIRMLAYPRLLGFAFNPITAYFCEDAAGETVFLAYEVSNTFGEHHFYQAAVTAEGADIHHEAKKAFFVSPFNTLEGNYRFSIRPPAEEVFLGITLSTGEGGLLTAYFEGEHRPLTDATLLKLLLAYPFMTAKVVAGIHWEALLLWLKGVPPTLKLRRQLKSRRRA; encoded by the coding sequence ATGAGCGAGTTCGGCGCCATCTATGTCGGCGACGTCGTGCACAAGCGGGCGCGACCCAAGCGCCATTCCCTGCGCTACCGGGTATTCTCCATGCTGGTCGATCTCGACCAGCTTGAATCACTGGATCAGAAATTGCGGCTATTCTCCTTGAATAGATTCAACCTTGTATCCCTGGTGACGGGCGATTTCGGGCCCCGCGATGGCAGTAGCATTGCCGCCTTCATCCGGCGCAAGGCCGCCGCAGCTGGCGCCCCTGAGATCGCACGCATCCGCATGCTGGCCTATCCGCGACTGCTGGGCTTCGCTTTCAACCCGATTACGGCTTACTTCTGCGAGGACGCGGCTGGTGAAACCGTGTTCCTCGCCTACGAGGTCAGCAACACATTCGGCGAGCATCATTTTTACCAGGCCGCGGTGACCGCCGAGGGTGCTGACATCCACCATGAGGCCAAAAAGGCGTTCTTCGTTTCGCCATTCAACACGCTCGAAGGCAACTACCGTTTTTCCATCCGCCCGCCGGCCGAAGAGGTGTTTCTCGGCATCACCCTTTCCACCGGCGAGGGCGGTCTGCTGACAGCCTATTTCGAGGGCGAACACCGCCCGCTCACCGACGCTACGCTCTTGAAACTGCTGCTTGCATATCCATTTATGACCGCTAAAGTGGTAGCGGGCATACACTGGGAAGCTCTGCTTTTGTGGCTCAAGGGTGTGCCGCCGACGCTTAAACTGAGGCGACAGCTCAAGAGCCGACGCCGAGCCTAG
- a CDS encoding NAD(P)/FAD-dependent oxidoreductase → MSASNIAVVGSGISGLSAAWLLSRSQNVTVFEKNARLGGHSNTIMARVPEGEVPVDTGFIVYNEQNYPNLTAFFDHLNVATAPSSMSFAVSIAEGRREYSGRHLNGLFGQRRNIIRPEHWQLVGDILRFFREAERQVATCSDELSIADFLDRFGYSRIFIEDHILPISAAIWSTPSRGMLDFPARTFIEFFANHSLLQVGNRPVWRTVVGGSQQYVSRIAAERRFETVTNADIGTVVRHAQGAEIFFTDGSRRHFDEVVFACHADEALALLADPSDAERNILGAFRFTTNHAVLHSDASFMPRRKHLWSSWNYLRGATDENALSLTYWMNKLQPLETKSNVFVTLNPHRDFAPGSVQFEIDYEHPLFDARAIAAQRDLWQVQGTQHTWFAGAWMGYGFHEDGLQAGLEVAERIGSLQRPWQVSQPRERIAHNWTEGDQQLRAAE, encoded by the coding sequence ATGAGTGCCTCCAATATTGCCGTTGTCGGATCGGGCATATCAGGGCTTTCAGCGGCCTGGCTGCTCTCCCGGAGCCAGAACGTTACCGTGTTCGAAAAGAATGCGCGGCTCGGCGGTCACTCCAATACGATCATGGCACGGGTGCCGGAAGGCGAAGTTCCGGTCGATACCGGTTTCATCGTCTACAACGAGCAGAATTACCCGAACCTGACGGCCTTCTTCGACCACCTCAACGTCGCCACGGCGCCGTCGTCCATGAGTTTTGCCGTCTCTATCGCCGAGGGTCGTCGCGAATATTCCGGCCGCCATCTCAACGGCCTCTTCGGCCAGCGCCGCAACATCATCCGCCCAGAGCATTGGCAGCTGGTCGGCGACATCCTGCGCTTTTTCCGCGAGGCCGAGCGTCAGGTCGCCACCTGCAGCGACGAGCTCTCCATCGCCGATTTCCTCGACCGTTTCGGCTATTCCCGCATCTTCATCGAAGACCATATCCTGCCGATTTCCGCCGCCATCTGGTCAACCCCGTCGCGCGGCATGCTGGACTTCCCGGCTAGGACCTTCATCGAATTCTTCGCCAACCATTCGCTGCTGCAGGTCGGTAACCGTCCGGTCTGGCGCACGGTGGTCGGCGGCAGCCAGCAATATGTCTCGCGCATTGCCGCCGAGCGCCGGTTCGAGACGGTGACCAATGCCGATATCGGCACGGTTGTCCGACATGCCCAGGGTGCCGAGATATTCTTCACCGATGGCTCGCGCCGCCATTTCGACGAGGTCGTGTTTGCCTGTCACGCCGACGAGGCTCTGGCTCTGCTGGCCGATCCGAGCGACGCCGAACGCAACATCCTTGGCGCCTTCCGCTTCACCACCAATCACGCGGTGCTGCACAGCGACGCCAGCTTCATGCCGCGCCGCAAGCACCTGTGGTCGTCGTGGAACTACCTGCGCGGTGCCACGGACGAGAACGCACTAAGCCTTACCTACTGGATGAACAAGCTGCAGCCGCTGGAGACCAAGTCAAACGTTTTCGTCACGCTCAACCCGCATCGCGACTTTGCCCCCGGCAGCGTGCAGTTCGAGATCGACTACGAGCATCCGCTGTTCGATGCCCGCGCCATCGCCGCGCAACGCGACCTCTGGCAGGTGCAAGGCACGCAGCACACCTGGTTTGCCGGCGCCTGGATGGGCTATGGTTTCCATGAGGATGGTCTGCAGGCCGGGCTCGAAGTCGCCGAGCGGATCGGATCGCTGCAGCGTCCTTGGCAGGTCAGCCAGCCGCGCGAACGCATCGCGCATAACTGGACCGAGGGCGATCAGCAACTCCGGGCTGCCGAATGA
- the glpX gene encoding class II fructose-bisphosphatase, translating into MKLSKVEGDKSPANLHRSLTLELVRVTERAAIAAAEWRGKGNEQAADEAAVKAMRAELDRIAISGRIVIGEGEANECDDLFIGQAVGAGEGPEVDIAVDPLEGVTLCAKNQPDSIVVLAMAERGGLLNVARNVYMHKIAIGAEYAPGTVHIDWSATDNVKALAKAKGVPLSEITAIVLDRPRHAALIEELRTTGVAVKLISDGDIAGVIHAVNTEDTGIDIYLGSGGAPEGVLAAAALRCIGGQMQGKLILDTPPKRDRAREMGIEDPNRIYDVTELASGDVLVAATGVTDGTLLEGIRLRRNSVQTSTIVMRSWSQTVRWIKAQHAR; encoded by the coding sequence ATGAAGCTGAGCAAGGTCGAGGGCGATAAGAGCCCCGCCAACCTTCACCGTAGCCTGACGCTCGAACTGGTGCGCGTCACCGAGCGCGCCGCCATCGCTGCCGCCGAATGGCGCGGCAAGGGCAATGAGCAGGCGGCCGACGAGGCCGCCGTCAAAGCCATGCGCGCCGAGCTCGACCGCATCGCCATCTCCGGCCGCATCGTCATCGGCGAGGGCGAAGCGAACGAGTGCGATGACCTGTTCATCGGCCAGGCCGTCGGCGCAGGCGAGGGGCCCGAGGTCGATATCGCCGTCGATCCGCTCGAAGGCGTGACCCTCTGCGCCAAGAACCAGCCCGATTCCATCGTCGTCCTGGCCATGGCCGAGCGCGGCGGCCTGCTCAACGTCGCCCGCAACGTTTATATGCACAAGATCGCCATCGGCGCCGAATATGCGCCAGGCACGGTCCACATCGATTGGTCCGCCACCGACAACGTCAAGGCGCTGGCCAAGGCCAAGGGCGTGCCGCTGAGCGAAATAACCGCCATCGTCCTCGACCGCCCGCGTCACGCCGCCCTCATCGAGGAACTCCGCACTACCGGTGTCGCGGTGAAGCTGATCAGCGACGGTGACATTGCTGGCGTCATCCACGCGGTGAACACGGAGGATACCGGCATCGACATCTATCTCGGTTCAGGAGGCGCCCCCGAAGGCGTGCTGGCCGCCGCCGCCCTGCGCTGCATCGGCGGCCAGATGCAGGGCAAGCTGATCCTCGATACCCCGCCCAAGCGCGACCGCGCACGGGAAATGGGCATCGAAGACCCCAACCGCATCTACGACGTCACCGAACTGGCCTCCGGCGACGTGCTGGTCGCCGCCACCGGCGTCACCGACGGCACGCTGCTGGAGGGTATCCGCCTGCGCAGGAATTCGGTGCAGACCAGCACGATCGTCATGCGCAGCTGGAGCCAGACGGTGCGCTGGATCAAGGCGCAGCACGCGCGATAG